The following coding sequences are from one Mycoplasma tullyi window:
- a CDS encoding DnaB-like helicase C-terminal domain-containing protein, which yields MLINQFNQSLDDEIESDSDDDSDIITNEELAIASEIESISDIYNENIVNFNPAQSELYKKNQLFFYKCYRLELLVLSCLVHRIQGYEMARRVLDDSDFTGINRYIFKCLTTDLYLGETDGSIDSIQSWINENFTLENKELDSLNESCSYIRANSNISPENFAKYLKQLVEHSKFRSVFYLSYDFTQEVNFDNKNLNGPLVPLNKFEKRINEIVNRSIQTDLDSIDIIADNFLEKINNLVINKNNNIYSTGYPGLDKYLSGLVPGNLLVIAARPGRGKTAFAINILYNLANELRSLKLQRESENEDIDANKDDEICLFYSIEMNADEILARLGSLHSTISFKLSNALEVFIKRHTNYHNFAKGINELKQLPLFINSSPQTSIKTIYNDLNYLASINKIPRLIIVDYLQLISTDDLDSTKNRSRHEAIGYISGSLKRIAKQYNVPVIALAQLSRRIEERKGTDSIPILSDLRESGSIEQDADIVIFIHSSTPNKRQNEEDFQEVENKIDVVMHIAKNRSGPTGQVKFVFDKEHSKFLEDQN from the coding sequence ATGTTGATCAATCAATTTAACCAATCATTAGATGATGAAATTGAATCCGACAGTGATGATGATTCTGACATTATAACCAACGAAGAGTTGGCTATTGCTAGTGAAATTGAAAGTATTAGCGATATTTACAATGAAAATATCGTTAATTTCAATCCAGCACAAAGTGAACTTTATAAGAAAAATCAGTTATTTTTCTATAAGTGTTATCGATTAGAACTGCTAGTTTTAAGTTGTCTTGTTCATCGAATTCAAGGTTATGAGATGGCTAGAAGAGTTCTAGATGATTCTGATTTCACTGGGATTAATCGTTACATCTTTAAGTGTTTAACTACAGATTTATATCTTGGTGAAACTGATGGTTCTATTGATAGTATTCAATCTTGGATTAATGAAAACTTCACTTTAGAAAATAAAGAACTAGATTCATTAAATGAATCTTGTTCTTATATTAGAGCGAACTCAAACATCAGTCCAGAAAACTTTGCTAAATACTTAAAACAATTAGTTGAGCACAGTAAATTTAGATCAGTTTTTTATCTATCTTATGACTTCACTCAAGAAGTTAACTTTGATAATAAAAACCTTAATGGTCCATTAGTGCCATTAAATAAGTTTGAAAAACGGATTAACGAAATCGTTAACCGTTCGATTCAAACCGATCTAGATTCGATCGATATAATTGCGGATAATTTTCTAGAAAAAATTAATAACCTTGTTATTAATAAGAACAATAATATTTATTCAACAGGTTATCCTGGTTTAGATAAATATTTAAGTGGTTTAGTTCCAGGTAACTTGTTAGTAATAGCTGCACGTCCTGGACGTGGTAAAACTGCTTTTGCGATCAACATCTTGTATAACTTAGCAAACGAATTAAGATCATTAAAACTGCAAAGAGAATCTGAAAACGAAGATATTGATGCGAACAAAGATGATGAAATCTGTTTATTCTATTCAATTGAAATGAATGCAGATGAGATCTTAGCTAGACTTGGTAGTTTGCATTCAACTATTAGTTTTAAACTATCAAATGCACTTGAAGTTTTTATCAAACGTCACACAAACTATCATAATTTTGCTAAGGGAATTAATGAATTAAAACAATTACCTTTATTCATTAACTCTTCGCCCCAAACATCAATCAAAACAATTTATAACGATTTAAACTATCTAGCTAGTATTAATAAAATACCTCGATTAATTATTGTTGACTACTTACAATTAATCAGTACAGATGATCTAGATAGTACTAAAAATCGTTCGAGACACGAAGCAATTGGTTATATCTCTGGAAGTTTAAAACGAATTGCTAAACAATATAACGTTCCAGTAATTGCGCTTGCGCAATTGTCTAGAAGAATTGAAGAACGTAAAGGAACAGATTCAATTCCGATCTTATCTGACTTAAGAGAAAGCGGAAGTATTGAACAAGATGCTGATATCGTAATCTTCATTCATTCTTCAACACCTAATAAACGACAAAATGAAGAAGATTTCCAAGAAGTGGAAAACAAAATTGATGTCGTAATGCATATTGCTAAAAACCGTTCAGGACCAACTGGACAAGTTAAGTTTGTCTTTGATAAAGAGCATTCTAAATTCTTAGAGGATCAAAATTAA
- the rplI gene encoding 50S ribosomal protein L9, with protein sequence MKVILLKDVPSLGKADSVVNVADGYAKNYLFKNKLAEPYSERGQKRLDLKVVKRNEQHDLLALEAKNLAKQLEGVVLEYSVRTNEEDKAFGTIGYKHIVDDLSKKHIFVTKDMLDSKMKLDIGEHQVKINIFEGIQSTILVKVSKAQ encoded by the coding sequence ATGAAAGTTATCTTACTTAAAGATGTACCTAGTTTAGGTAAAGCCGACAGCGTAGTTAATGTAGCAGATGGTTATGCAAAAAACTATTTATTTAAAAACAAGTTAGCAGAACCATATTCTGAAAGAGGACAAAAACGCTTAGATCTTAAAGTTGTTAAGCGTAACGAACAACATGATTTATTAGCTCTAGAAGCTAAAAATTTAGCTAAACAACTTGAAGGCGTTGTCTTAGAATACAGCGTTCGTACTAACGAAGAAGATAAAGCGTTTGGAACAATTGGCTACAAGCATATTGTGGATGATTTAAGTAAAAAACACATCTTTGTTACCAAAGATATGCTTGATAGCAAAATGAAGCTAGATATTGGTGAACACCAAGTAAAAATTAATATTTTTGAAGGGATTCAATCAACAATTCTAGTTAAAGTATCTAAAGCACAATAA
- the rpsR gene encoding 30S ribosomal protein S18 has translation MSDITKQPANNISSDDKKEATKTNAKPSVDGAKRKTFYKSRSRKLCHFCAKGILKVDYKDVNTLRKNLNSYAKIVSRRQSGNCNLHQRHVSNAIKKARIMALLPFVKD, from the coding sequence ATGAGTGATATTACAAAACAACCAGCAAACAACATTAGTAGTGACGACAAGAAAGAAGCTACAAAAACTAATGCTAAGCCTTCTGTAGATGGAGCTAAAAGAAAAACTTTTTACAAAAGTCGTTCAAGAAAACTTTGTCACTTCTGTGCTAAAGGAATCTTAAAAGTTGATTACAAAGACGTTAACACTTTAAGAAAGAACCTAAACTCTTACGCTAAGATCGTTTCTAGACGTCAATCAGGTAACTGTAACTTACACCAAAGACACGTTTCTAACGCGATCAAAAAAGCTAGAATTATGGCTTTGCTACCTTTTGTTAAAGATTAA
- a CDS encoding single-stranded DNA-binding protein, with the protein MNKVILIGILTDDPSKIDYRDNYGCELKLIVHQADFSQQMYPREPYHFSINVWNKNADYALNSLEKGDLVSIEGHLKSELQVSQNGREYLRLSIVTDRIRKIPLSFNKSGYRSLPKENRFNRMGSSSYGNYNNSYSNDDSFDPPATTEIKGYRENYDIEDIQKIEPKDFAKFSTPSNFKPDHSLLDDDDDDDMTIDMDTWMNENK; encoded by the coding sequence ATGAATAAAGTAATTCTCATTGGAATATTAACTGATGATCCATCTAAGATTGATTATCGCGACAATTATGGTTGCGAATTAAAGTTAATAGTTCATCAAGCAGATTTTTCTCAACAAATGTATCCAAGAGAACCGTATCATTTCAGCATTAATGTTTGGAACAAAAATGCTGATTATGCATTAAACAGTTTAGAAAAAGGTGATCTGGTTTCAATAGAAGGTCATCTTAAATCTGAATTACAGGTAAGTCAAAATGGTCGTGAATATTTACGATTATCAATCGTAACCGATCGAATTAGAAAAATCCCGTTATCATTCAATAAATCGGGATATCGATCATTACCTAAAGAAAACAGATTTAATCGAATGGGTTCATCTTCATATGGTAATTACAATAATTCTTACTCTAATGATGACTCGTTCGATCCACCTGCGACTACTGAAATCAAAGGCTATCGTGAAAACTACGATATTGAAGATATTCAAAAGATCGAACCAAAAGATTTTGCTAAATTCAGTACACCATCTAATTTCAAACCAGATCATAGTCTATTAGATGATGATGACGATGATGATATGACGATCGATATGGATACTTGAATGAACGAAAATAAATAA
- the rpsF gene encoding 30S ribosomal protein S6 — translation MAKYEIMLMVSGQLNQNQAQSVNDELKAVFGKTEITEEYLGQKTLEYPIKKEVTAHYFNLFLTSDGKSVHEYKRLAGIRNDVLRTLILNTEKEFGYRASQNAKKVALSKQKQARYNDIMKQVQENGYFQIKGSKRNSKVEKAGAREVWILREKFGEDLPEQKIPVLRKVNLTRKPASNKQPENKQKVEKQA, via the coding sequence ATGGCAAAATATGAAATCATGCTAATGGTAAGCGGTCAGCTTAACCAAAATCAAGCACAGTCTGTAAATGATGAATTAAAAGCTGTGTTTGGTAAAACTGAAATCACAGAAGAATACTTAGGGCAAAAAACTTTAGAATACCCTATTAAAAAAGAAGTAACAGCTCACTACTTTAATTTATTTTTAACTAGTGATGGTAAATCTGTTCACGAATACAAGCGTTTAGCTGGTATTAGAAATGATGTTTTAAGAACATTAATTCTTAACACTGAAAAAGAATTTGGTTACAGAGCTAGCCAAAATGCTAAAAAAGTTGCGCTTTCTAAACAAAAACAAGCAAGATACAACGATATCATGAAACAAGTTCAAGAGAACGGTTACTTCCAAATTAAAGGAAGCAAACGTAACTCTAAAGTTGAAAAAGCTGGAGCTAGAGAAGTTTGGATCTTAAGAGAAAAATTTGGTGAAGATTTACCAGAACAAAAGATTCCTGTTTTAAGAAAAGTTAATTTAACAAGAAAACCTGCTTCTAACAAACAACCAGAAAACAAGCAAAAAGTAGAAAAACAAGCTTAA
- the asnA gene encoding aspartate--ammonia ligase, producing the protein MKKLTLLETELAIKYIKDLFQNALSNELNLIRVSAPLIVSPNSGLNDNLNGWEAPVSFTSKTNGVSSQVVQSLAKWKRYSVARYEIPLYQGLYADMNAIRMDENLDETHSMYVDQWDWELRINESDRNVEFLKNTVNKVYKVLKDAQQKVNEKYGIFEQNDLLPEQIHFITTQELLDLYPDKNPSEREQLICEKYRAVFLMQIGKKLSNNQVHDGRSPDYDDWSLNGDILVYNPRSKQALELSSMGIRVNKEVLLKQLEESNQNQRLELMFHKKLVNGELHQTIGGGIGQSRLCYFFLQKDHIGEVQVSNWSDEIIAEAKAKGIKLL; encoded by the coding sequence ATGAAGAAATTAACATTGCTGGAAACGGAATTAGCCATCAAATATATAAAGGATCTGTTTCAAAATGCATTATCAAATGAACTAAATCTTATAAGAGTGAGTGCTCCTTTAATTGTGTCTCCTAACTCAGGATTAAATGATAATCTAAACGGCTGAGAAGCTCCAGTTTCATTCACATCAAAAACTAATGGCGTTAGTTCCCAAGTTGTGCAATCTTTAGCAAAATGAAAAAGATATTCAGTTGCTAGATATGAAATCCCTCTTTATCAAGGTTTATATGCTGATATGAATGCAATTAGAATGGATGAAAACCTTGATGAAACGCATTCGATGTATGTCGATCAATGAGATTGAGAATTAAGAATAAATGAAAGTGATCGTAATGTCGAATTCCTAAAAAATACCGTTAATAAAGTTTACAAAGTTCTTAAAGATGCACAACAAAAAGTTAACGAAAAGTACGGTATTTTTGAGCAAAATGATTTGTTACCTGAACAAATTCATTTTATAACTACTCAAGAATTATTAGATCTTTATCCAGATAAAAATCCATCTGAAAGAGAACAACTTATATGTGAAAAATACAGAGCAGTATTTTTAATGCAAATAGGTAAGAAACTGTCGAATAATCAGGTTCATGATGGTAGATCTCCAGACTATGATGATTGGTCTCTAAACGGTGATATCTTAGTTTATAACCCTAGATCTAAACAAGCATTAGAATTATCTTCAATGGGAATTCGTGTAAATAAAGAAGTTTTACTTAAACAATTAGAAGAATCTAATCAAAATCAACGTTTGGAATTAATGTTCCATAAGAAATTAGTTAATGGCGAACTGCACCAAACGATCGGCGGTGGAATTGGTCAATCTAGATTATGTTACTTCTTCTTACAAAAAGATCACATAGGTGAAGTTCAAGTTTCAAATTGAAGCGATGAAATTATTGCTGAAGCTAAAGCAAAAGGTATCAAATTACTTTAA
- a CDS encoding nicotinate phosphoribosyltransferase → MSKHQKRVLVSDEINEHLINLIPVDAYKLCHRLMYPENTTNLFSTLTARKTSLENITTHAWNAELTTKVVCDIMDRFVYSLIELHNEKDGEIRKLVENKLFSVFGNKEFSDDFTNALIDMAEYANKNNRLPLVISVRKSDQYIKFNEPLLTIYGEQGIDKKHVWLINYFETILLQNIWQYQTSLTIAREFYDLCKKYAVKTTDSIEFLNYQCHDFSMRGMSSFKSSIYSANAHLQYFNGSDSILGGDNAVSVIASEHSVMCADGIDHEAETYERLLNQFKEGILSLVIDSWDIWNVLDNILPTFKDKILSRNGKLVVRPDSGDPIEVICGKNYDPEDKSTWGTIHYLDHHFGSKVNSKGYKELNKKVGIIYGDAITLTRSEMILAELEKQKYASNNIVFGVGATTYQASTRDTLGFVIKLTAIEKEIDGKFEWFNIKKTPKTDQSKESLTGRFFSEDLVRIY, encoded by the coding sequence ATGTCTAAACACCAAAAACGCGTGTTAGTTTCTGATGAAATTAACGAGCATTTAATCAACTTAATACCAGTTGACGCTTATAAATTGTGTCATAGATTAATGTATCCAGAAAATACTACTAATCTATTCTCAACACTAACAGCAAGAAAAACATCTCTAGAAAATATTACAACTCATGCATGGAACGCAGAATTAACAACTAAAGTTGTATGCGATATCATGGATCGTTTTGTATATTCGTTAATAGAATTACACAACGAAAAAGATGGTGAAATAAGAAAATTAGTTGAAAACAAATTGTTTTCTGTATTTGGTAATAAGGAATTTAGCGATGATTTTACCAATGCACTAATAGATATGGCTGAATACGCTAATAAGAACAATAGATTACCTTTAGTTATTTCAGTTAGAAAATCTGATCAATACATTAAATTCAATGAACCGTTACTAACTATCTACGGTGAACAAGGAATCGATAAAAAACACGTTTGATTAATTAATTATTTTGAAACAATACTTTTACAGAACATTTGACAATATCAAACATCGTTGACAATTGCTCGAGAGTTTTACGACTTATGTAAAAAATACGCGGTAAAAACGACAGATTCTATTGAATTTTTAAATTATCAATGCCACGATTTTTCGATGCGTGGAATGAGTTCATTTAAATCATCAATATATTCTGCAAATGCGCATCTTCAATATTTTAATGGAAGCGACTCGATCCTAGGTGGAGATAATGCAGTATCTGTAATAGCTTCTGAACACAGCGTGATGTGTGCTGATGGAATAGATCATGAAGCTGAAACTTACGAAAGATTATTAAATCAATTTAAAGAAGGGATATTATCTTTAGTTATCGATTCATGAGATATTTGAAATGTTTTAGATAACATCTTACCAACATTTAAAGATAAAATCCTTTCTAGAAATGGAAAACTAGTCGTACGACCTGACAGTGGAGATCCTATCGAAGTTATATGTGGTAAGAATTACGATCCTGAAGATAAATCTACGTGAGGAACAATTCATTATTTAGATCACCATTTCGGTAGTAAAGTAAATTCTAAAGGCTATAAAGAGCTTAATAAAAAAGTGGGAATCATATATGGTGATGCCATAACTTTAACAAGAAGTGAAATGATTTTAGCTGAACTTGAAAAACAAAAATATGCATCTAATAATATAGTATTTGGTGTAGGTGCTACAACATATCAAGCATCAACTAGAGATACACTAGGATTTGTAATAAAATTAACGGCTATAGAAAAAGAAATCGACGGTAAATTCGAGTGATTTAATATTAAAAAAACTCCTAAGACTGATCAGTCTAAGGAGTCTTTAACCGGGCGATTCTTTAGCGAAGATTTAGTAAGAATCTATTAA
- a CDS encoding alpha/beta fold hydrolase — protein MGKTIKGVDLNHLKVIKKINKNAEINLIFCHGITAEPGLHYKIVKQIKNVNHYSLAFPAHFETEEKFKFKHLNLEYFSKLLVTFFRENSDLKNIVLIGHSMGCAVIMMALHLMNKEERTRIKQILLGAPLTINTAFTALNFTKYLTADAYKADEKMIKRIFKDLFYKPDKFIKEFDKWFDLDFYKKNQNNQKKLAISIMTPITVKNILQAYHSFKEYEKVTFITADKDTLVPFRITRAYVKLYFKDAKHMEIKKAGHCFYLERKKEYIEILRGIIKSAKETI, from the coding sequence ATGGGCAAAACGATCAAAGGTGTTGATCTTAATCATTTAAAGGTCATTAAAAAAATTAACAAAAACGCCGAAATAAATTTGATTTTTTGTCATGGGATTACTGCTGAACCTGGATTACATTATAAGATCGTTAAACAGATAAAAAATGTTAATCATTATAGCTTAGCTTTTCCTGCTCATTTTGAAACAGAAGAAAAGTTCAAGTTCAAGCATTTAAATCTAGAGTATTTTTCAAAATTATTAGTTACTTTTTTTAGAGAAAACTCAGATTTAAAAAACATTGTATTAATAGGACACTCCATGGGGTGTGCTGTTATTATGATGGCTCTTCACCTTATGAACAAAGAAGAACGAACTAGAATTAAGCAAATTCTTTTAGGTGCTCCACTTACAATAAATACCGCTTTTACCGCATTAAACTTCACAAAATACTTAACTGCTGATGCATATAAAGCGGATGAAAAAATGATCAAAAGAATATTTAAGGATCTATTTTATAAACCCGATAAATTCATTAAAGAATTTGATAAATGATTTGATTTGGATTTCTATAAAAAAAATCAAAATAATCAAAAGAAATTAGCCATATCAATCATGACACCAATAACAGTTAAAAACATCTTACAAGCATATCATTCTTTTAAAGAATATGAGAAGGTGACGTTTATAACTGCTGATAAGGACACTCTAGTCCCTTTTAGAATAACTAGAGCTTATGTAAAACTCTACTTTAAAGATGCTAAGCATATGGAGATTAAAAAAGCAGGTCATTGCTTTTATCTTGAACGCAAAAAAGAATACATTGAAATCTTAAGAGGAATTATTAAAAGTGCAAAAGAAACTATATAA
- a CDS encoding MG296/MPN423 family protein yields the protein MQKKLYNYISNLKEILSEINLEKLINNYNVIFENSTHTRIMYDDDDYEEIDFFEKSIEGELDYTKKKLIQEVNDHIEDVLKTKFDDDKKLAVLHDQFFNLTQAIALTKNISIKRLNKLLESE from the coding sequence GTGCAAAAGAAACTATATAACTATATCTCTAATCTTAAAGAGATTTTATCTGAAATCAATTTAGAAAAATTGATTAATAACTATAACGTAATATTTGAAAACTCAACTCATACTAGAATTATGTATGACGATGATGATTATGAAGAAATTGACTTCTTTGAAAAAAGCATTGAAGGAGAACTTGATTACACCAAAAAGAAGTTAATTCAAGAAGTTAATGATCATATCGAAGATGTATTAAAAACTAAGTTTGATGACGATAAAAAATTAGCGGTATTGCATGATCAATTTTTTAATTTGACTCAAGCAATAGCGCTAACTAAAAATATTAGCATTAAGCGATTAAATAAGTTATTAGAGAGCGAATAA